The following proteins are co-located in the Triticum aestivum cultivar Chinese Spring chromosome 1A, IWGSC CS RefSeq v2.1, whole genome shotgun sequence genome:
- the LOC123057834 gene encoding uncharacterized protein, with protein MSWLQTQVLRVPRPSNCYTCKRTGHLERECPARRLKHSALAAPPPTATAAASPASCRPAAPPPPSGQAPSYSAAIVGSSQDRGAVLPMAAVDMPGAAHRGLATSTCAVVSTPAMEEESYRLRTTALLLTASGPCSGISANMVAEAVEHDHGFPWRDIDLAPCFPEDFPLVLSERRQRDLVFERRQVVVAGVKFLLRPWFPLPGGNRVWRFYCRVAIDRLPLNAWDWDNVQEVICKQCKLDLIERQSTTKTNRTALFAWLWTWDPDLIPRASDFNVISRPDVARPRGSLPEGTPSEEGKEGPHFPVLIHLDVVKDYTPVDDEDQEWPRTYKHKGWRMGVKDGEGRTRAAVPANSFRTGRRDDDADDGHSGGGRRRGKRSGARAGFWQGVRDRAHCRDTATRDLEPRRYRRHEAGQSAVSPAACLTTVRHEVGPLADEERIMQAQSAQIRAFVTHVCKWFRRLSQGS; from the coding sequence ATGTCTTGGCTCCAGACACAAGTTCTACGAGTGCCGCGACCCTCAAATTGCTACACTTGCAAGCGAACGGGCCATCTGGAGCGTGAGTGCCCTGCCCGTCGGCTCAAGCACTCTGCTCTGGCTGCCCCTCCGCcaactgccaccgccgccgcctctccagCTTCTTGCCGGCcggcggcgccccctccccctagcgGCCAAGCGCCGTCCTACAGCGCTGCCATCGTTGGAAGCTCGCAGGACCGCGGCGCCGTCCTCCCGATGGCCGCGGTGGACATGCCAGGCGCTGCGCACCGCGGGCTTGCCACATCGACCTGCGCCGTGGTCAGCACCCCGGCGATGGAGGAGGAATCCTACCGCCTGCGCACCACGGCGCTGCTGCTCACTGCCTCCGGCCCTTGCTCCGGCATCTCCGCGAACATGGTGGCCGAGGCCGTGGAGCACGACCACGGCTTCCCGTGGCGCGACATCGACCTTGCCCCCTGCTTTCCGGAGGACTTCCCGCTGGTCCTGTCGGAGCGTCGCCAGCGCGACCTCGTTTTCGAGCGGCGCCAGGTGGTGGTTGCCGGCGTCAAGTTTCTGCTGCGGCCCTGGTTCCCACTGCCGGGTGGCAATAGGGTGTGGCGGTTCTACTGTAGAGTCGCCATTGACCGCCTCCCCCTCAACGCGTGGGACTGGGACAATGTTCAGGAAGTCATTTGCAAGCAGTGCAAGCTGGACCTCATCGAGCGACAGTCGACAACCAAGACCAACCGCACGGCCCTCTTTGCTTGGCTATGGACCTGGGACCCTGACCTAATCCCCCGGGCATCAGATTTCAACGTCATCAGCCGGCCAGATGTTGCAAGGCCGCGGGGATCGCTGCCGGAGGGCACACCATCGGAGGAAGGAAAAGAGGGGCCTCACTTCCCGGTGCTCATTCATCTGGATGTAGTCAAGGACTACACGCCTGTGGACGATGAAGATCAGGAATGGCCACGCACCTACAAGCACAAGGGATGGAGGATGGGAGTCAAAGATGGCGAAGGCAGGACCCGTGCTGCGGTGCCGGCAAATTCCTTCCGTACCGGCCGCCGTGATGATGATGCAGATGATGGCCACAGCGGGGGCGGCAGGCGGCGGGGCAAGCGCAGCGGAGCGCGCGCCGGGTTCTGGCAAGGGGTACGTGACCGCGCACACTGCCGCGACACCGCAACTCGCGATCTAGAGCCTCGCCGCTACCGGCGACATGAAGCTGGCCAGAGTGCCGTATCGCCGGCGGCCTGCCTGACAACGGTGAGGCACGAGGTGGGGCCACTGGCTGATGAAGAGAGGATCATGCAAGCGCAGTCGGCCCAGATCAGAGCTTTTGTCACCCATGTCTGCAAGTGGTTCAGGAGACTAAGTCAAGGGAGCTAG